The sequence TAAAAGAAAATAACAGAAGATATGTAAGGGAAATAATGGAAATAAAGGACTATAACGAAGAAACAAAAAAATATGAATTACAAAAAATCTAAAAAAAGGAGAAATAATGGAAATAAAAGTGACAAAGGTATTATTAGAACAAAAAAAATCTTTTGGAGTTACGACATTATGTCTAGGTATTGAAATAGCGATTGTTTTTATTTTGTTTCTAATATTAGGGTGGATTTTTTCAGTAATATTTATAATAATAGCCCATCCTGTTTCAGTTGCTTTAACCAAAAAAGATTCATTATTTATAGATATTACTATCCAAAATCTTGATAATCCAAAG comes from Sebaldella sp. S0638 and encodes:
- a CDS encoding VirB3 family type IV secretion system protein, whose translation is MEIKVTKVLLEQKKSFGVTTLCLGIEIAIVFILFLILGWIFSVIFIIIAHPVSVALTKKDSLFIDITIQNLDNPKELYF